The Falco rusticolus isolate bFalRus1 chromosome 5, bFalRus1.pri, whole genome shotgun sequence genome has a segment encoding these proteins:
- the APPL2 gene encoding DCC-interacting protein 13-beta, whose protein sequence is MPAVDKLLLEEALQDSPQTRSLLSVFEEDAGTLTEYTNQLLQAMQRVYGAQNEMCLATQQLSKQLLAYEKQHFALGKGDEEVISTLHYFSKVVDELNILHSELAKQLADTMVLPIIQFREKDLTEVSTLKDLFGLASNEHDVSMAKYSRLPKRKENEKLKAEVAKEVANARRKQHLSSLQYYCALNALQYRKRVAMMEPMLGYTRGQINFFKKGAEMFSKRMDSFLSSVSDMVQSIQGELDAEAEKMRVSQQDLIAVNESVYIPDSDVTSPAINRNLIQKAGYLNLRNKTGLVTTTWERLYFFTQGGNLMCQPRGAVAGGLIQDLDNCSVMAVDCEDRRYCFQITTPTGKAGITLQAESKKEYEEWICAINNISRQIYLTDNPEAAAIKLNQTALQAVTPITSFGKKHEVHYPSQNVKNTENNKVIPNELAGIQDSTQLIAPGTPIQFDIVLPATEFLDQNRGGRRANPFGESEDSSRDEEEDSLLQQMFVVRFLGSMAVQSDDTSEVIYEAMRQVLAARAIHNIFRMTESHLMVTSKNLRLIDPQTQVTRTSFELTTVTQFAAHQDNRRLIGFVVHLSEAPGEESMSAYVFESNTEGEKICYAISLGKEIIEAQKDPEALAQLMKSVPLTNDGKFVLLNDQSEEDGAMREEGEESEA, encoded by the exons AATGAAATGTGTCTTGCCACACAGCAGCTTTCGAAGCAGCTCCTTGCTTATGAAAAGCAG cattttgccTTAGGTAAAGGAGATGAAGAAGTGATATCCACTCTTCATTACTTTTCAAAAGTTGTGGACGAG CTCAATATTCTTCATTCTGAACTGGCAAAACAGCTTGCAGATACAATGGTTCTCCCAATAATACAATTTCGGGAAAAGGATCTCACag aagTAAGCACGTTGAAGGATCTTTTTGGCCTTGCTAGCAATG AACATGACGTGTCCATGGCAAAGTATAGCAGGTTACcgaaaaggaaagaaaatgaaaag CTTAAGGCAGAAGTGGCAAAAGAAGTGGCAAAtgcaagaagaaagcagcacCTTTCATCTCTGCAGTATTACTGTGCCCTGAATGCTCTGCAATACAGGAAGAGAGTGGCAATGATGGAACCCATGCTAGGATATACACGAGGACAG atcaacttttttaagaaaggagcagaaatgttttccaaaagaatGGACAGCTTTTTGTCATCTGTTTCAGACATGGTTCAAAG catacAGGGAGAGCTGGATGctgaagctgaaaaaatgaGGGTATCCCAGCAGGACTTAATTGCAGTTAATGAATCTGTTTACATCCCAGATTCTGATGTAACTTCACCTGCTATCAATAGAAATCTCATCCAGAAGGCTGGCTACCTTAATCTTAGAAA TAAAACAGGTCTGGTGACTACAACTTGGGAAAGACTGTATTTCTTCACTCAAGGTGGCAACTTGATGTGTCAGCCAAGGGGAGCAGTAGCTGGAGGATTGATTCAGGACCTGGACAACTGCTCTGTTATGGCTGTAGACTGTGAAGACAGAAGATACTGCTTTCAGATCACTACTCCTACAGGCAAAGC GGGTATAACCCTTcaagcagaaagcaagaaagaataCGAggag TGGATATGTGCCATCAACAACATCTCCAGACAGATCTATCTCACTGACAATCCAGAG GCAGCTGCAATCAAGTTAAATCAGACAGCCCTACAAGCAGTGACTCCCATTACcagctttgggaaaaaacaCGAAGTTCATTACCCCAG CCAGAATGtgaagaatacagaaaacaataaagTAATTCCTAATGAATTGGCTGGCATTCAAGACTCCACACAACTCATTGCTCCTGGAACACCGATTCAATTTGATATCGTACTGCCTGCCACAGAATTCCTGGACCAGAACAGAGGTGGCAG GCGTGCAAACCCGTTTGGGGAATctgaagacagcagcagagatgaggaGGAAG ATTCACTCCTGCAGCAGATGTTCGTAGTTCGGTTTTTAGGATCTATGGCTGTTCAGTCAGACGACACGAGTGAGGTGATTTATGAAGCTATGAGACAAGTGTTAGCTGCTCGTGCTATTCACAACATATTCCGTATGACTGAATCCCACCTCATGGTCACCAGCAAGAACCTGAG GTTAATAGATCCTCAAACCCAAGTTACACGAACAAGC TTTGAACTCACCACTGTGACACAGTTTGCTGCTCATCAGGATAACAGGCGACTGATTGGCTTTGTGGTCCATCTCAGCGAGGCACCGGGAGAAGAATCCATGAGCGCATATGTTTTTGAGAGCAacacagaaggggaaaag atttgctATGCCATTAGcttgggaaaagaaatcatTGAGGCACAGAAG gacCCAGAAGCATTAGCTCAGCTAATGAAGTCTGTGCCGTTAACAAATGATGGGAAGTTCGTGCTTCTGAACGATCAGTCAGAAGAGGATGGAGCCATGCGTGAAGAAGGGGAGGAATCGGAAGCGTAA